A stretch of the Herpetosiphonaceae bacterium genome encodes the following:
- a CDS encoding (2Fe-2S) ferredoxin domain-containing protein, whose protein sequence is MSMQETRIYVCHGPTCSQHQARQIWSALQSEVRACRLSDRCELIVSGCQGRCDHGPNINVYPNLTKYAHLTPEKVRRIVHEHLAEGHPVAEYTYRDEW, encoded by the coding sequence GAATCTATGTGTGTCATGGCCCGACCTGCTCGCAGCATCAGGCGCGGCAGATCTGGAGCGCCTTGCAGAGCGAGGTGCGCGCCTGTCGGCTGAGCGATCGGTGCGAGCTGATCGTCAGCGGGTGCCAGGGCCGCTGCGACCACGGGCCGAATATCAACGTGTATCCGAACCTGACCAAATACGCGCACCTGACGCCCGAAAAAGTGCGGCGGATCGTCCACGAGCATCTGGCCGAAGGTCATCCGGTTGCGGAGTACACGTACCGCGACGAATGGTAG
- a CDS encoding MraY family glycosyltransferase: MDGLTIMAIVFGAALLTTAALTPLVRALADRFGVYAPMNARTIHKRPISQLGGIAIFAGFVVAMLLSVVLTNVTGWLPRDRFENLRVVLLLIGATMLWIVSLIDDLRDLPALPRLIWQFLCALVAVGPYLWDQRLHQPDNQALGIIFTAFNNPLGGGQINFHALSPWLAIGVTVFWIVGMTNTINWIDGLDGLAAGVTFIALVILAIHTITLKQYTIALLPLALAGACCGFLPYNFHPARIFMGDSGAMVLGYLLAITAIIGGAKLATALLVLGIPILDGVWMVFYRRFTGGRSMGADRRHLHHRLLDLGLSQRQVVMLYYAVSLLFGAIALLVPDGYRLFKLGALGLLVLLLAGALIYVTRRGPRQASAGR; this comes from the coding sequence GTGGACGGCTTGACGATCATGGCAATCGTGTTCGGCGCGGCGCTGCTGACGACGGCGGCGCTCACGCCGCTGGTGCGCGCGCTGGCCGATCGCTTTGGCGTCTACGCGCCGATGAACGCGCGCACGATCCACAAGCGGCCGATCTCGCAGCTTGGCGGTATTGCGATCTTCGCGGGCTTTGTGGTGGCGATGCTGCTCTCGGTGGTGCTGACCAACGTCACGGGCTGGCTGCCGCGCGACCGCTTCGAGAATCTGCGGGTGGTGCTGCTGCTGATCGGCGCGACGATGCTCTGGATCGTGTCGCTGATCGACGATCTGCGCGATCTCCCGGCGCTGCCGCGTCTGATCTGGCAATTCCTCTGCGCGCTGGTGGCGGTCGGCCCCTACCTGTGGGATCAGCGGCTCCACCAGCCGGATAATCAGGCGCTTGGCATCATTTTCACGGCGTTCAACAATCCCCTCGGCGGCGGTCAGATCAACTTCCATGCGCTGAGTCCGTGGCTGGCGATCGGCGTGACGGTCTTCTGGATCGTCGGCATGACCAACACGATCAACTGGATCGACGGTCTTGACGGACTGGCGGCTGGCGTGACCTTTATCGCGCTGGTGATTCTGGCGATCCACACGATTACGCTCAAGCAGTACACGATCGCGCTGCTGCCGCTGGCGCTCGCGGGCGCGTGCTGCGGCTTCCTGCCCTACAACTTCCATCCGGCGCGTATCTTCATGGGCGACTCCGGCGCGATGGTGCTGGGCTACCTGCTGGCGATCACGGCGATCATCGGCGGCGCGAAGCTGGCGACGGCGCTGCTGGTGCTCGGCATTCCGATCCTCGACGGCGTCTGGATGGTCTTCTACCGGCGCTTTACCGGCGGTCGCTCGATGGGAGCCGACCGGCGGCATCTTCATCATCGGCTGCTCGATCTGGGCCTGTCGCAGCGCCAGGTAGTCATGCTGTACTACGCCGTCAGCCTGCTCTTCGGCGCTATCGCGCTGCTGGTGCCCGACGGCTACCGGCTTTTCAAGCTCGGCGCGCTTGGCCTGCTGGTGCTCTTACTTGCGGGAGCGTTGATCTATGTCACACGACGCGGACCACGGCAGGCCAGCGCCGGACGATGA